A window from Polyangium spumosum encodes these proteins:
- a CDS encoding Franean1_4349 family RiPP, producing MSKKSVEELIGRALTDVEFRKKLLAAPEATLTAEGYEAGPEVIEAIKSANPDEVNAMAQGLESQMAQRKAAS from the coding sequence ATGTCGAAGAAGAGCGTCGAAGAGCTCATTGGTCGCGCGCTGACGGACGTGGAGTTCCGAAAGAAGCTGCTCGCGGCACCCGAAGCCACGCTGACGGCCGAGGGATACGAGGCCGGGCCCGAGGTGATCGAGGCTATCAAGAGCGCCAATCCCGATGAGGTGAACGCGATGGCGCAAGGCCTCGAGAGCCAGATGGCCCAGCGCAAGGCCGCGAGCTGA
- a CDS encoding M50 family metallopeptidase, producing MSEKSKPELELLIRSRPGGPNLPGSSGGFVTRRYVANQVALTVKPRRIPEESYEIQAQSRKDRKLFYVIRQLEADKYLFLNEEEYFLWQKMDGLHTLRDVATAYFLKFGSFDFRVIQRFLARARENKLIVIPQTDLVRRSLADEPVSMRSQYLARLRGVDLRLPNVDQKLGVLYGRMRVLFTRPAFACYAILLVIGGVAIVQQAGRGSGAEVLHAGHALLVPVFLLLHVMTVVVHELSHALACKHFGREVKAFGFTFMNRLMPSVYADVTDMWMSTRKARMAVSFAGPLSGLLLGSAGAILAWILPPGIPSSFFWFVAITILALALGSLYPCLFIESDGYHILSDWLRMPALREHSRRVLRDTLRDLVRGKKTRPLTSDERTYFLYGIASFVSVSVVLTTLATLATLRLMR from the coding sequence ATGAGCGAAAAGTCGAAGCCCGAGCTCGAGCTCCTGATCCGGTCCCGGCCCGGCGGCCCGAATCTCCCTGGATCGAGCGGCGGATTCGTCACGCGCCGTTATGTCGCGAACCAGGTCGCGCTCACCGTGAAGCCGCGGCGCATCCCGGAGGAGAGCTACGAGATCCAGGCCCAGTCGCGCAAGGATCGCAAGCTCTTTTACGTGATCCGGCAGCTCGAGGCCGACAAATACCTCTTCCTGAACGAGGAGGAGTATTTCCTCTGGCAGAAGATGGACGGCCTGCACACGCTGCGCGACGTCGCGACGGCGTACTTCCTGAAGTTCGGGTCGTTCGACTTCCGGGTGATCCAGCGGTTTCTGGCGCGCGCCCGCGAGAACAAGCTCATCGTCATCCCGCAGACCGATCTCGTGCGGCGCTCGCTCGCGGACGAGCCGGTCTCAATGCGCTCGCAGTACCTCGCGAGGCTACGCGGGGTCGACCTGCGGCTGCCGAACGTCGATCAAAAGCTCGGCGTCCTTTACGGTCGGATGCGCGTCCTCTTCACGCGTCCCGCGTTCGCGTGTTACGCGATCCTGCTCGTCATCGGCGGCGTGGCGATCGTGCAGCAGGCGGGGCGCGGCTCGGGCGCCGAGGTCCTGCACGCGGGGCACGCGCTGCTCGTGCCCGTCTTCTTGCTCTTGCACGTCATGACCGTCGTCGTGCACGAGCTCTCGCACGCGCTCGCCTGCAAGCACTTCGGCCGCGAGGTGAAGGCGTTCGGCTTCACGTTCATGAACCGGCTCATGCCGAGCGTGTACGCCGACGTGACGGACATGTGGATGTCGACCCGCAAGGCGCGCATGGCCGTGAGCTTCGCGGGTCCGCTCTCCGGGCTGCTCCTCGGCAGCGCGGGCGCGATCCTCGCGTGGATCCTGCCTCCTGGCATCCCCTCGTCGTTCTTCTGGTTCGTCGCGATCACGATCCTCGCGCTCGCGCTCGGCAGCCTCTACCCGTGCCTCTTCATCGAGTCCGACGGCTACCACATCCTGAGCGACTGGCTCCGCATGCCCGCGCTGCGCGAGCACAGCCGCCGTGTCCTGCGCGACACGCTCCGCGATCTCGTGCGTGGCAAAAAAACGCGGCCCTTGACGAGCGACGAGCGCACCTACTTCCTGTATGGAATCGCTTCGTTCGTCAGTGTCTCCGTCGTCTTGACCACGCTCGCCACGCTCGCCACGCTCCGCCTGATGCGCTGA
- a CDS encoding cyclic nucleotide-binding domain-containing protein: protein MKFKPRPLRNDQIKDCARMLRRVSLFAAWSPDEIEEFAAHVQLLPFPAQEVVLWEGDAGDVLYIIAEGSVVVSRRLKGDVETVICRLHAGDFFGELDVIDDQSASANVQTETQCLFYTIDRDTLYRELEANPRVYSKFLLALLKEVAKRLRTTNQRLIDAILWGIDATSLDTG, encoded by the coding sequence ATGAAGTTCAAGCCGCGACCGCTCCGCAACGACCAGATCAAGGACTGCGCCCGCATGCTCCGGCGCGTCAGTTTGTTCGCCGCCTGGTCGCCCGACGAGATCGAGGAGTTCGCCGCGCACGTGCAGCTCCTGCCCTTCCCCGCGCAGGAGGTCGTGCTCTGGGAGGGCGACGCGGGCGACGTGCTCTACATCATCGCCGAGGGCAGCGTCGTCGTCTCACGAAGGCTCAAGGGCGACGTCGAGACCGTCATCTGCCGCCTTCACGCGGGCGACTTCTTCGGCGAGCTCGACGTCATCGACGATCAGTCCGCCTCGGCGAACGTGCAGACCGAGACGCAGTGCCTCTTCTACACGATCGATCGCGACACGCTCTACCGCGAGCTCGAGGCGAACCCGCGCGTCTATTCGAAGTTCCTGCTCGCCCTCCTCAAGGAGGTCGCCAAGCGCCTGCGCACCACGAACCAGCGGCTCATCGACGCGATCCTCTGGGGCATCGACGCGACGTCGCTCGACACGGGCTGA
- a CDS encoding type II CAAX prenyl endopeptidase Rce1 family protein, with protein sequence MQEATDKVRRARRGLAIFIGVVILASAPFHTQIALYGLDASYFLPLVWVPCFASVVARLALREGFGDVSFRFDRRAAWAMVPALIYPVVVALPAYGLAWGTGIAAFEPASMHPLGFAIPGSTPGERFLAGGIIALTVGPLAMAVLAVGEEIGWRGYLLPRLIDARIPHPALVSGVVWGGWHAPMILSGHYNPSPSPMLSLLLFVVCLTGQSYFAARLRLDTGSVWPPVVMHGGWNAIAVSFFGASTTGKHAPLWASEGGVLVAGSTVLITYVLLRWRRGQESAPSSRSSALGTVRT encoded by the coding sequence GTGCAGGAGGCGACGGACAAGGTACGACGCGCGCGCAGAGGGCTCGCGATCTTCATCGGCGTCGTGATCCTGGCGAGCGCGCCGTTCCACACGCAGATCGCGCTCTACGGCCTCGACGCGAGCTACTTCCTCCCATTGGTATGGGTCCCGTGCTTCGCCTCCGTCGTGGCGCGGCTCGCCCTGCGCGAGGGGTTTGGCGACGTATCGTTCCGGTTCGATCGTCGCGCCGCGTGGGCCATGGTCCCGGCGTTGATCTATCCGGTGGTGGTCGCGCTGCCGGCGTACGGGCTCGCGTGGGGCACGGGCATCGCCGCGTTCGAGCCTGCGTCCATGCACCCGCTCGGGTTTGCCATCCCCGGAAGCACGCCCGGCGAGCGTTTCCTCGCGGGTGGCATCATCGCGCTGACGGTCGGGCCGCTCGCGATGGCGGTGCTCGCGGTGGGCGAGGAGATCGGCTGGCGTGGTTATCTCTTGCCGCGCCTCATCGACGCGCGCATCCCGCACCCGGCGCTCGTGAGCGGGGTCGTGTGGGGCGGCTGGCACGCGCCGATGATCCTGAGCGGGCACTACAACCCGAGCCCGTCGCCGATGCTCTCGCTCCTGCTCTTCGTCGTGTGCTTGACCGGGCAGAGTTATTTCGCCGCGAGGCTCCGGCTCGACACGGGGAGCGTCTGGCCGCCCGTGGTGATGCACGGGGGGTGGAATGCCATCGCGGTCTCGTTTTTCGGCGCGTCGACCACGGGCAAACACGCGCCGCTCTGGGCGAGCGAAGGCGGCGTGCTGGTCGCGGGATCGACGGTGCTCATCACGTACGTCCTGCTCCGCTGGCGGCGCGGGCAGGAGAGCGCCCCGAGCAGCCGCTCGTCGGCCCTCGGGACCGTACGAACCTGA
- the modA gene encoding molybdate ABC transporter substrate-binding protein, translated as MTRRALVLVFVALALVGCKREPAGEAPEVTVAAATSLRKVFPALIEGFGEAQPGARVRATYGASGELARQVEGGAGVDLVVFAARDPIDRLAAGGHVEPNRARVVATNELVLVGPRGGPKLTFATLATALPPGEELAIGEPGAVPAGRYAREALSRLGAWEALEGRVVLGGNVAAVLAYVERGEVAAAIVYRTEVPGAKGIEVLDGATGEWAPRPEVWAAVTTKARARAGSEALLDFITSPAGQRILAAYGFGPIR; from the coding sequence TTGACCCGGAGGGCGCTCGTCCTCGTTTTCGTCGCGCTCGCCCTCGTGGGCTGCAAGCGAGAGCCCGCGGGCGAGGCCCCGGAGGTCACGGTCGCCGCGGCGACGAGCCTACGCAAGGTGTTTCCCGCCCTGATCGAGGGCTTCGGCGAGGCGCAGCCGGGCGCGCGTGTGCGCGCGACGTACGGGGCCTCGGGCGAGCTCGCGCGGCAGGTCGAGGGCGGGGCGGGGGTGGATCTCGTGGTCTTCGCGGCGAGAGATCCGATCGACCGGCTCGCGGCCGGCGGGCACGTGGAGCCAAACCGAGCGCGCGTCGTGGCGACGAACGAGCTCGTGCTCGTCGGGCCCAGGGGCGGCCCGAAGCTCACGTTCGCGACGCTCGCGACGGCGCTGCCGCCGGGCGAGGAGCTCGCGATCGGGGAGCCGGGCGCGGTGCCGGCAGGTCGGTACGCGCGCGAGGCGCTCTCGAGGCTCGGCGCGTGGGAGGCGCTCGAGGGGCGCGTGGTGCTCGGCGGCAACGTCGCGGCCGTGCTCGCCTACGTGGAGCGAGGCGAGGTCGCGGCGGCGATCGTTTATCGTACCGAGGTCCCCGGCGCGAAGGGGATCGAGGTGCTCGATGGCGCGACGGGAGAATGGGCGCCCCGGCCCGAGGTCTGGGCGGCCGTCACGACGAAGGCCCGCGCGCGGGCAGGCTCCGAGGCGCTGCTCGATTTCATCACGAGCCCCGCCGGGCAGCGGATCCTCGCCGCGTACGGGTTTGGCCCGATTCGCTAG
- a CDS encoding ABC transporter substrate-binding protein, whose product MGTVAGLCLLSALGAGCGKKDGASPAAANEWKVGAYLSLSGAETQFGKDTQEGTELAVEEINAKGGVKGKKVRVIFEDDKSNPQEATNKVLQLINRDKVVALLGEVASSRSKAGGIVANKNKVPMITPSSTNPDVTKVGPFVFRVCFTDDVQGQMGARFIKEKLGKNKVAVLYASDDLYSSGLANEFKSEAKKLGLNVVAEKSFLKSETNFTTYLNEIKSAEPEAIYAPVYYNAMVPIARQAKAAGLAGSMFVGGDGWHADSLVHDAGEEMEGAYFTNHFSPDMPAPLSQAFVKKYVEKFKREPSALAAQGYDAAMLLFDAMGRAKGDTPEAIRDAIAETKDFQGATGAITINADRNADKPIVIVQIKGKKFTYFDTVSTK is encoded by the coding sequence ATGGGGACCGTGGCCGGCCTTTGTTTGCTGTCGGCGCTCGGCGCGGGGTGCGGGAAGAAGGACGGCGCGAGCCCGGCCGCCGCGAACGAGTGGAAGGTGGGCGCTTACCTCAGCCTCTCCGGCGCCGAGACGCAGTTCGGCAAGGACACGCAGGAAGGCACCGAGCTCGCCGTCGAGGAGATCAACGCGAAGGGCGGCGTGAAGGGCAAGAAGGTCCGCGTGATCTTCGAGGACGACAAGTCGAACCCGCAGGAGGCCACGAACAAGGTCCTGCAGCTCATCAACCGGGACAAGGTCGTCGCGCTGCTCGGCGAGGTCGCGTCGTCACGCTCGAAGGCCGGCGGCATCGTCGCGAACAAGAACAAGGTCCCGATGATCACGCCCTCGTCGACGAACCCGGACGTGACCAAGGTCGGCCCCTTCGTCTTCCGCGTCTGCTTCACCGACGACGTGCAAGGCCAGATGGGCGCGCGCTTCATCAAGGAGAAGCTCGGAAAAAACAAGGTCGCCGTGCTCTACGCCTCGGACGACCTCTACTCGTCCGGCCTCGCGAACGAGTTCAAGAGCGAGGCGAAGAAGCTCGGCCTGAACGTCGTCGCCGAGAAGAGCTTCCTCAAGAGCGAGACGAACTTCACGACGTACCTGAACGAGATCAAGAGCGCCGAGCCCGAGGCGATCTACGCGCCGGTCTACTACAACGCGATGGTGCCGATCGCGCGGCAAGCAAAGGCCGCAGGCCTCGCCGGGAGCATGTTCGTCGGCGGCGACGGCTGGCACGCGGACTCGCTCGTGCACGACGCGGGCGAGGAGATGGAGGGCGCGTACTTCACGAACCACTTCTCCCCGGACATGCCCGCGCCGCTCTCGCAGGCGTTCGTGAAGAAGTACGTGGAGAAGTTCAAGCGCGAGCCGTCCGCGCTCGCGGCGCAAGGCTACGACGCGGCGATGCTGCTCTTCGACGCGATGGGCCGCGCGAAGGGCGACACGCCGGAGGCGATCCGCGACGCGATCGCGGAGACGAAGGACTTCCAGGGCGCGACGGGCGCGATCACGATCAACGCCGACAGGAACGCGGACAAGCCGATCGTGATCGTGCAGATCAAGGGGAAGAAGTTCACGTATTTCGATACGGTGAGCACGAAGTAG
- a CDS encoding tetratricopeptide repeat protein, translating to MSAPAPKNLPRHASHRYHTVLVAVGAFLFLIGAASLAQVFLLGVESPFLLGIGPVFAWLGALLGVLAGVGLRIGARIPIVNTSFDLINRGRLAEAEGYLDIAEQGRPHPLVVSVAAVQRGLIAMRRGDLPAAIAHIDRAIATPLGLFYRAQTRMQIVNARAIRAFLRAASGEREGARADIEAVRESPDALPQSLGRIALAESILLERSGDREALREHLVTHHELLFDSTDRRERAIVRAFQRMLEATATSVYRKGAKRDEGSEEPPLADWIAAVVPEAAPFVEASGARPDRTAELPEPEATDDAKKAVSAARKAAEKAAPVKQAPKPGRVVLLWAVLIIFSLVLWQALASAPASGRGAPPSGLSEAAPTLMSAFPALFLVVLVGLFARNLLENRRHTKALLRGLNLVGQGKFDEGAEVLEGLTKIRLDLNAAQAHLALATLAEQRTDLTKALEHCDRGLARLSRYAMRISASDILLPDLVSERAFLLAAMDRHAEASAELASLPPAYPYKSRALFRVRLLSLVRQGDLQGAADLVARAGLDLPLSSRDEMLVDTVRAATSPETAGAGEIPRLKRELRTYAPLRRWMETFAPGALTALERTSEETPLEAVKDEDTRAEEEALAEEEAVRAGARGVVLAS from the coding sequence ATGAGCGCACCTGCCCCGAAGAACCTCCCCCGCCACGCGAGCCATCGCTACCACACGGTGCTCGTCGCCGTCGGCGCGTTCCTCTTCCTGATCGGCGCCGCCAGCCTCGCCCAGGTCTTCCTGCTCGGCGTGGAGAGCCCTTTCCTCCTGGGCATCGGCCCCGTCTTCGCCTGGCTCGGCGCGCTGCTCGGCGTCCTCGCGGGCGTGGGCCTTCGGATCGGCGCGCGTATCCCGATCGTCAACACCTCCTTCGACCTCATCAACCGCGGCCGCCTCGCCGAGGCCGAGGGTTACCTCGACATCGCCGAGCAGGGCCGGCCGCACCCGCTCGTCGTGAGTGTCGCCGCCGTGCAGCGGGGCCTCATCGCGATGCGCCGCGGCGACCTCCCGGCCGCGATCGCCCACATCGATCGCGCCATCGCGACCCCGCTCGGCCTCTTCTATCGTGCGCAGACCAGGATGCAGATCGTGAACGCGCGCGCCATCCGCGCGTTCCTGCGCGCGGCGAGCGGCGAGCGGGAGGGCGCGCGCGCCGACATCGAGGCCGTGCGCGAGAGCCCCGACGCCCTGCCGCAGTCCCTCGGGCGTATCGCCCTCGCCGAGAGCATCCTGCTCGAACGATCGGGTGATCGCGAGGCGCTCCGCGAGCACCTCGTCACGCACCACGAGTTGCTCTTCGACAGCACCGATCGCCGCGAGCGCGCGATCGTCCGCGCCTTCCAGCGGATGCTCGAGGCCACCGCCACGAGCGTGTATCGCAAGGGCGCGAAGCGCGACGAGGGCAGCGAAGAGCCGCCGCTCGCCGACTGGATCGCGGCCGTCGTCCCCGAGGCGGCGCCCTTCGTCGAGGCGAGCGGCGCGCGGCCCGACAGGACCGCCGAGCTGCCCGAGCCCGAGGCCACCGACGACGCGAAGAAGGCCGTCTCCGCCGCGCGCAAGGCGGCCGAGAAGGCCGCGCCCGTGAAACAAGCGCCCAAGCCCGGCCGGGTCGTCCTGCTCTGGGCCGTGCTCATCATCTTTTCCCTCGTCCTCTGGCAGGCGCTCGCGTCCGCGCCCGCCTCGGGCCGCGGCGCTCCTCCTTCGGGCCTCAGCGAAGCGGCGCCCACGCTCATGTCCGCGTTCCCGGCGCTCTTCCTCGTCGTCCTCGTTGGCCTCTTCGCGAGGAACCTCCTCGAGAACCGCCGCCACACGAAGGCGCTCCTGCGCGGGCTCAACCTCGTCGGCCAGGGCAAGTTCGACGAGGGCGCCGAGGTCCTCGAGGGCCTCACGAAGATCCGGCTCGACCTCAACGCGGCCCAGGCGCACCTCGCGCTCGCGACGCTCGCCGAGCAGAGGACCGACCTCACGAAGGCCCTCGAGCACTGCGATCGTGGCCTCGCGCGCCTCTCGAGGTACGCCATGCGTATCTCGGCCTCCGACATCCTCCTGCCGGACCTCGTCAGCGAGCGCGCCTTCTTGCTCGCGGCCATGGATCGCCACGCCGAGGCCTCTGCCGAGCTCGCCTCGCTCCCGCCGGCCTACCCTTACAAGAGCCGCGCCCTCTTCCGCGTCCGCTTGCTCTCGCTCGTGCGACAGGGCGACCTCCAGGGCGCCGCCGACCTCGTCGCGCGGGCTGGCCTCGACCTGCCGCTCTCCTCGCGCGACGAGATGCTCGTGGACACCGTGCGCGCCGCGACGAGCCCCGAGACCGCCGGCGCCGGGGAGATCCCGCGGCTCAAGCGCGAGCTCCGCACCTACGCGCCGCTGCGCCGCTGGATGGAGACCTTCGCGCCGGGCGCGCTCACCGCGCTCGAACGGACGAGCGAAGAGACACCCCTCGAAGCCGTGAAGGACGAAGACACACGCGCCGAAGAGGAGGCCCTCGCCGAGGAGGAGGCCGTGCGGGCCGGCGCGCGTGGAGTCGTGCTGGCGAGCTAG
- a CDS encoding homocysteine S-methyltransferase family protein: protein MVTILDGPLGTELDARGVPTPAPLWSAYALDHAPEVVSTIHRDYAAAGATVHTANTFRTKRRSAGDRWEVLARRAVALAREAAPRGHHVAGSVAPLEDCYRPERSPTNPRPEHHELCEVLADAGVDLILCEAFPHVGEALVALEEGLRTGLPVWVAFTAGPEANLLTPEEVEAGAREAAARGASAVLVNCTPATRTLSYVEKLARVGIPFGAYANAGAMEEGIGWGDATRGADVYADLAEAWIRAGATIVGSCCGTGPRHVRAIAARARGVRP, encoded by the coding sequence ATGGTGACGATCCTCGACGGCCCGCTGGGGACCGAGCTCGACGCGCGTGGGGTGCCGACGCCCGCGCCGCTCTGGAGCGCCTACGCGCTGGATCACGCGCCCGAGGTCGTCTCGACGATCCACCGGGACTACGCGGCGGCGGGCGCGACGGTGCACACGGCGAACACGTTTCGGACGAAGCGGCGGAGCGCGGGCGATCGCTGGGAGGTGCTCGCGCGGAGGGCGGTCGCGCTCGCGCGGGAGGCCGCGCCGAGGGGGCATCACGTCGCGGGGAGCGTGGCGCCGCTCGAGGATTGTTACAGGCCGGAGCGATCACCGACGAACCCTCGCCCGGAGCACCACGAGCTCTGCGAGGTGCTCGCGGACGCGGGGGTGGATCTGATCCTCTGCGAGGCGTTCCCGCACGTCGGCGAGGCGCTCGTGGCGCTGGAGGAGGGCCTCCGGACGGGTTTGCCCGTATGGGTGGCGTTCACCGCGGGGCCGGAGGCGAATTTGCTGACGCCCGAGGAGGTCGAGGCCGGCGCGCGGGAGGCCGCGGCGCGGGGCGCGAGCGCCGTGCTCGTCAATTGCACGCCCGCGACGCGGACGCTTTCGTACGTGGAAAAACTCGCGCGGGTGGGGATCCCGTTCGGCGCGTACGCCAATGCCGGCGCGATGGAGGAGGGTATTGGCTGGGGGGACGCCACGCGCGGGGCCGATGTCTACGCGGACCTCGCGGAGGCGTGGATCCGAGCGGGAGCCACGATCGTGGGGAGCTGCTGCGGGACGGGGCCCCGTCACGTCCGCGCGATCGCGGCGCGGGCGCGCGGGGTCCGCCCCTGA
- a CDS encoding PaaI family thioesterase: protein MTTEETPWMKKMRSLLKGGEPPPIAKLIGFELVDVGEGSAVFTLVGDPSRHANPMGTMHGGVLVDLGDAAMGFAMASTLAAGESFTTIELKANYFKPVWTARLRAEAKMVKRSRTLGYLECDIVDEQTALVCRLASTCMVLRGDAAAGR, encoded by the coding sequence ATGACGACCGAAGAGACCCCCTGGATGAAGAAGATGCGTTCGCTCCTGAAGGGCGGAGAGCCGCCGCCGATCGCCAAGCTGATCGGCTTCGAACTCGTCGACGTCGGCGAGGGCTCGGCGGTCTTCACGCTGGTGGGCGATCCGAGCCGCCACGCGAACCCGATGGGCACGATGCACGGCGGCGTGCTGGTCGACCTCGGCGACGCCGCCATGGGGTTCGCGATGGCGAGCACGCTCGCCGCGGGCGAGAGCTTCACCACGATCGAGCTCAAGGCGAACTATTTCAAGCCGGTATGGACGGCCCGCCTGCGCGCCGAGGCGAAAATGGTGAAGCGCTCGCGAACGCTCGGTTACCTCGAATGCGACATCGTCGACGAGCAGACGGCCCTGGTATGCCGGCTGGCCAGCACGTGCATGGTCCTGCGCGGCGACGCGGCGGCAGGGCGATGA
- a CDS encoding serine/threonine-protein kinase, whose amino-acid sequence MIGETLGQKYKLVSLLGRGGMGAVYEATHTGTGARVAVKVLHHHMAEGEGLRRFRREAQGVSRIQSPHIVRMLDAGTDAPSGYPYITTELLEGEDLQRLIDRVGALSLRGALAITAQALRGLAEVHAAGIVHRDIKPANLFLARGPDGALTVKILDFGIAKIRNEPLGLAQTTALTATGNLLGSPLYMSPEQVQNSRDVDHRTDLWSLGCVLYAALAGRAPHQHLSSIGQLLVAICVTPARPLVEIAPWVPADVAAIVERALVIPLESRFSSAEDMLAELTRFVPAGEAIREEMLATGERARAALGSSFPPSPPSSMVTPRSFVPPPSERPLRGDEPTALASSFTERVGAEGPRSAQRSAVPKLPARVGSRHVTVDPRRFLGEQSELWTFSLDVHVHLSSLIARIWKALRRGGAKLPPMTYGKEWALFEPRTKRFIEDDPREGEERLSLEAAGLRPGAVLWVVRPDAEDVTPRTLGT is encoded by the coding sequence TTGATCGGCGAGACCCTGGGCCAGAAGTACAAGCTCGTTTCCCTGCTCGGGCGCGGGGGGATGGGCGCCGTCTACGAGGCGACGCACACCGGGACCGGGGCGCGTGTCGCCGTGAAGGTGCTCCATCACCACATGGCCGAGGGCGAGGGGCTGCGCCGCTTCCGCCGGGAGGCGCAGGGGGTCTCGCGGATCCAGAGCCCCCACATCGTCCGGATGCTCGACGCCGGGACCGACGCGCCGTCGGGATACCCCTACATCACCACCGAGCTGCTCGAAGGCGAGGACCTGCAGCGCCTCATCGACCGCGTCGGCGCGCTCTCGCTCCGCGGCGCCCTCGCCATCACGGCCCAGGCCCTGCGAGGCCTCGCCGAGGTCCACGCGGCGGGTATCGTCCACCGCGACATCAAGCCGGCGAACCTCTTCCTCGCCCGCGGCCCGGACGGCGCGTTGACCGTGAAGATCCTCGATTTCGGCATCGCGAAGATCCGCAACGAGCCCCTCGGCCTCGCGCAGACGACGGCGCTCACGGCCACGGGCAACCTGCTCGGCTCGCCGCTCTACATGTCGCCCGAGCAGGTGCAAAACAGCCGCGACGTGGATCATCGGACGGATCTCTGGTCGCTCGGCTGCGTGCTTTATGCGGCCCTCGCCGGGCGGGCGCCGCATCAGCACCTGTCGTCGATCGGGCAGCTCCTCGTGGCCATCTGCGTCACGCCCGCGAGGCCACTCGTGGAAATCGCGCCGTGGGTGCCCGCGGACGTGGCGGCGATCGTCGAGCGCGCGCTCGTGATCCCCCTCGAATCCCGCTTCTCGAGCGCCGAGGATATGCTCGCGGAGCTCACGAGGTTCGTCCCCGCGGGCGAGGCGATCCGCGAGGAGATGCTCGCGACGGGGGAGAGGGCGCGCGCGGCCCTGGGCTCGAGCTTCCCGCCGAGCCCGCCGTCGTCGATGGTCACGCCGCGGTCGTTCGTGCCCCCGCCGTCCGAGCGGCCCCTCCGCGGAGACGAACCGACGGCGCTCGCGTCTTCGTTCACGGAGAGGGTCGGCGCGGAGGGGCCACGGTCGGCCCAGCGCTCGGCGGTGCCGAAGCTGCCCGCGCGGGTGGGGAGCCGGCACGTCACGGTGGATCCGCGCCGCTTCCTGGGGGAGCAGAGCGAGCTCTGGACGTTCTCCCTCGACGTGCACGTGCACCTCTCGAGCCTGATCGCGCGTATCTGGAAGGCATTACGCCGCGGCGGCGCGAAGCTGCCTCCGATGACGTACGGCAAGGAATGGGCCCTCTTCGAGCCACGGACGAAGCGGTTCATCGAGGACGATCCCCGCGAGGGCGAAGAACGTTTGTCCCTGGAGGCCGCGGGGCTCCGGCCCGGCGCGGTGCTCTGGGTGGTGAGGCCCGACGCCGAGGACGTGACGCCGAGGACGCTCGGCACGTAA
- a CDS encoding glycerophosphodiester phosphodiesterase — protein sequence MRWQGAAAFRRAEGRPPFVYGHRGVRGARPENTLAAFELAAEEGAEGIELDVRVDRDGELVVLHDPTFDRVTGGADTRAAAELPYEEIRRIDVGSGERAPRLTEVLALAQARGLRVNVEMKHDVPDRAAVVRATARKLQAFDPRVPVIVSSFDPRMVAAFGALAPRIPRALLVHRTRWSTAALELARGLGQAAHVERILTQGSTVRRLARSGLVVNVWTVNDTREALDLAALGVDGLITDVPGLVRAALG from the coding sequence GTGAGGTGGCAGGGCGCCGCGGCGTTCCGGCGCGCAGAGGGGCGTCCGCCCTTCGTGTACGGGCACCGCGGCGTGCGCGGAGCCCGGCCCGAGAACACGCTCGCCGCATTCGAACTCGCAGCCGAGGAGGGCGCAGAGGGCATCGAGCTCGACGTGCGGGTCGACCGAGACGGCGAGCTCGTGGTGCTGCACGATCCGACGTTCGATCGCGTGACGGGCGGCGCGGACACACGAGCCGCAGCGGAGCTACCGTACGAGGAGATCCGGCGGATCGACGTGGGGAGCGGGGAGCGAGCGCCGCGTCTGACGGAGGTGCTCGCGCTGGCACAGGCGCGCGGGCTGCGGGTCAACGTGGAGATGAAGCACGACGTGCCGGATCGAGCGGCGGTGGTGCGCGCGACGGCGCGGAAGCTCCAGGCGTTTGATCCACGCGTGCCGGTGATCGTATCGTCGTTCGATCCGCGGATGGTCGCGGCGTTCGGCGCGCTCGCGCCGCGGATCCCGCGGGCGCTCCTGGTACATCGCACGCGCTGGTCGACGGCCGCGCTCGAGCTCGCCCGCGGCCTCGGGCAAGCGGCGCACGTCGAGCGGATCCTCACGCAGGGCAGCACGGTGCGACGGCTGGCGAGGAGCGGGCTCGTGGTGAACGTGTGGACGGTGAACGACACGCGGGAGGCGCTGGATCTCGCGGCCCTCGGCGTGGACGGCCTCATCACGGACGTGCCGGGGCTCGTACGAGCGGCGCTCGGGTAG